From a region of the Bradyrhizobium sp. KBS0727 genome:
- a CDS encoding Gfo/Idh/MocA family protein, which translates to MTTKRLGLIMNGVTGRMGLNQHLIRSIIAIRDSGGVLLANGDRMLPDPILIGRDADKLERLAKSFNVTRWSTDLDKALANKDDTIFFDAATTQARPTLLTKAIEAGKHVYCEKPIATNLDEAVAVLRLANAKGVKHGTVQDKLFLPGLKKLAFLRDSGFFGRMLSVRGEFGYWVFEGGWQEAQRPSWNYRSEDGGGIILDMVCHWRYVLDNLFGEVESVSCTGTTDIPERFDEKNKKYTATADDSAYVTFRLKGGVIAHINMSWVTRVYRDDLVTFQVDGTHGSAVAGLTECMIQARQATPRPVWNPDEKRTHDFYADWQKLPENVTYDNGFKEQWEMFIRHVCEDAPYKYTLLEGAKGVQLAECALQSWRERRWIDVAPIKV; encoded by the coding sequence ATGACGACCAAACGCCTCGGCCTGATCATGAACGGTGTGACCGGCCGCATGGGGCTCAACCAGCATCTGATCCGCTCCATCATCGCGATCCGCGATTCCGGCGGCGTGCTGCTTGCGAATGGCGACCGCATGCTGCCCGATCCGATCCTGATCGGCCGCGACGCCGACAAGCTCGAGCGTCTGGCCAAGAGTTTCAATGTGACGCGATGGTCGACCGACCTCGACAAGGCGCTCGCCAACAAGGACGACACCATCTTCTTCGACGCCGCCACCACGCAGGCGCGCCCGACGCTGCTGACGAAAGCGATCGAGGCCGGCAAGCATGTCTATTGCGAAAAGCCGATCGCAACCAACCTGGACGAGGCCGTTGCGGTGCTGCGGCTCGCCAATGCCAAAGGCGTCAAGCACGGTACAGTGCAGGACAAGCTGTTCCTGCCCGGCCTGAAGAAGCTGGCGTTCCTGCGCGACTCCGGTTTCTTCGGCCGCATGCTCTCGGTGCGCGGCGAGTTCGGCTATTGGGTGTTCGAGGGCGGCTGGCAGGAGGCGCAGCGGCCGTCATGGAACTACCGCAGCGAGGACGGCGGCGGCATCATTCTCGACATGGTCTGCCACTGGCGCTACGTGCTCGACAACCTGTTCGGCGAAGTCGAGAGCGTGAGCTGCACCGGCACCACCGACATCCCGGAACGCTTCGACGAGAAAAACAAGAAGTACACCGCGACCGCCGACGACTCCGCCTATGTCACCTTCCGTCTCAAGGGCGGCGTGATTGCGCATATCAACATGAGCTGGGTGACGCGGGTCTACCGCGACGATCTCGTCACCTTCCAGGTCGACGGCACCCACGGCTCGGCGGTTGCCGGACTCACCGAGTGTATGATCCAGGCCCGGCAGGCGACGCCGCGACCAGTCTGGAACCCGGACGAGAAGCGCACCCACGATTTCTATGCCGACTGGCAGAAGCTGCCGGAGAACGTCACCTACGACAACGGTTTCAAGGAACAGTGGGAGATGTTCATCCGCCACGTCTGCGAAGACGCGCCGTATAAATATACGCTGCTGGAAGGCGCCAAGGGCGTTCAGCTCGCCGAATGCGCGCTGCAGAGCTGGCGCGAGCGGCGCTGGATCGACGTCGCCCCGATCAAGGTGTGA